A region of Candidatus Binatia bacterium DNA encodes the following proteins:
- a CDS encoding DUF5693 family protein — translation MTFVTPRTRYAAIVLLVALLASLAVAFFRVRVESHARRVELAMDLTDFYALARSYDYNPAAFLIALRRAGLTSLALTEELGANVGDDGNAYVTTGGALVNQARLSKIRDPLLAELVRSHRIDSGAVYLLVSDPSSYHRYRTQLALHFMAKSVKILRPTQPWLIEVRTQIDYFNAIALGIPTAQIELARRLGLLAIPRFQNDERFREPQIDALFKDVLRYDPKVSTAIFFGLSNQVLGYPDHLQDTADAFKLHAFNFGSIETYDPSQVQKGNDTLAKLIPGRTVRVQAIAKTELDKLKLDEVVARYVLGVRERNVRVVYLRPWGHQDGDLSIEATNVEMVKQIADELRADGFRLGRATPIPQYHGNNRVLVGLAALAVPSIFVLLLEAFGWYRRRLAAAAYALTALLYLAGVLSHHDAFARSVIALAGALLFATAAMLVLIPAWSERPAERTSTQFLRSIGWTLAATGVALLGALVVIGVLSSPLTMEEIERFRGVRLILALPPAIALALFLFDPRFGSGVQRPRDVFLSPVLAYQLLAGVVVIALGALMLVRSGNDSDVSPSAFELSLRHLLTHVLNVRPRFKEFLVGVPCMMLLPALLPPHRRAIGWFLALGIGVGVGDVIDTFSHLHTPIEISLLRIVNGVVIGALIGMLGIAVYRRLPFARE, via the coding sequence GTGACTTTCGTTACTCCGCGGACGCGGTATGCCGCAATCGTTTTGCTCGTCGCGTTATTGGCGTCGCTCGCCGTCGCGTTCTTCCGCGTGCGCGTCGAGTCGCACGCGCGGCGCGTCGAGTTGGCGATGGACCTTACGGACTTCTACGCCTTGGCGCGCTCCTACGACTACAACCCCGCCGCCTTTCTCATCGCGCTGCGGCGTGCGGGTCTCACGTCGCTGGCGCTAACCGAGGAGCTCGGCGCGAACGTCGGCGACGACGGCAACGCGTACGTCACCACCGGGGGCGCCCTCGTCAATCAGGCGCGCCTCTCCAAGATCCGGGATCCTCTGCTCGCCGAGCTCGTGCGCTCGCATCGGATCGACTCGGGCGCGGTCTACCTGCTCGTCTCCGACCCGTCGTCCTACCATCGCTATCGCACCCAGCTCGCGCTCCACTTCATGGCCAAGAGCGTAAAGATTCTTCGTCCGACGCAGCCGTGGCTGATCGAGGTGCGCACGCAGATCGATTACTTCAACGCGATCGCGCTCGGCATCCCGACCGCGCAGATCGAGCTGGCGCGCCGCCTGGGACTGCTCGCGATCCCCCGTTTTCAGAACGACGAGCGCTTTCGCGAGCCGCAGATCGACGCGCTCTTTAAGGACGTGCTGCGATACGATCCCAAGGTCTCGACCGCGATCTTCTTCGGCCTGAGCAATCAGGTGCTCGGATATCCCGATCACCTGCAAGACACCGCCGACGCATTCAAGCTTCACGCGTTCAACTTCGGCTCGATCGAGACGTACGATCCGAGCCAGGTACAGAAGGGCAACGATACGCTGGCGAAGTTGATTCCGGGGCGGACCGTGCGCGTGCAGGCGATCGCAAAGACCGAGCTCGACAAGCTGAAGCTCGACGAGGTCGTCGCGCGCTACGTCCTCGGCGTGCGCGAGCGCAACGTCCGCGTCGTCTACCTGCGGCCGTGGGGCCATCAAGACGGCGATCTCTCGATCGAGGCGACGAACGTCGAGATGGTCAAGCAGATCGCCGACGAGTTGCGCGCCGACGGATTCCGGCTCGGCCGCGCGACGCCGATACCGCAGTATCACGGGAACAATCGCGTTCTCGTCGGTCTCGCCGCGCTCGCGGTTCCCTCGATCTTCGTGCTGCTGCTCGAAGCCTTCGGCTGGTACCGGCGCCGCCTCGCCGCCGCGGCGTACGCGCTGACCGCGCTGCTCTACCTCGCCGGAGTGCTGAGCCACCACGATGCGTTCGCGCGTTCGGTCATCGCGCTGGCGGGCGCGCTGCTCTTCGCGACGGCCGCGATGCTCGTCTTGATTCCCGCGTGGAGCGAGCGGCCGGCGGAACGCACCTCGACGCAGTTCCTTCGCAGCATCGGCTGGACGCTCGCGGCGACCGGCGTCGCGCTGCTCGGCGCGCTCGTCGTCATCGGCGTGCTGAGCTCGCCGCTGACGATGGAGGAGATCGAACGCTTCCGCGGCGTGCGCCTCATTCTCGCGCTGCCGCCGGCGATCGCGCTGGCGCTCTTTCTCTTCGACCCGCGCTTCGGTTCGGGCGTGCAGCGGCCGCGCGACGTCTTTCTCTCGCCCGTCCTTGCCTATCAATTGCTCGCGGGCGTCGTCGTGATCGCGCTCGGCGCGCTGATGCTCGTCCGCAGCGGCAACGACAGCGACGTCTCGCCGTCGGCATTCGAGCTTTCGCTGCGCCACTTGCTCACGCACGTTCTCAACGTCCGGCCGCGCTTCAAGGAGTTCTTGGTCGGCGTCCCCTGCATGATGCTCTTGCCCGCGCTGCTTCCGCCGCATCGTCGCGCGATCGGGTGGTTCCTCGCGCTCGGCATCGGCGTCGGCGTCGGCGACGTGATCGATACGTTCTCGCATCTCCACACGCCGATCGAGATCTCGCTGCTGCGCATCGTCAACGGCGTCGTCATCGGCGCGCTGATCGGCATGCTGGGAATCGCGGTCTACCGGCGGCTCCCCTTCGCGCGGGAGTGA
- a CDS encoding enoyl-CoA hydratase — protein MKTLPANAEIVVEREGEIAVVSMNRPEKRNALSLAMMRELDASLEAIGREPETRAVILRGEGPAFSAGHDLRELSNREPGDYREIFQTCVDLMARIAAVPQPVIAEVARVATAAGCQLVAACDLAVASTEATFATPGVRIGLFCSTPMVALSRAVGRKRAMEMLLTGDPIDAQTALAWGLVNRVVAPERLHDETLAFARRIASASRGIVGLGKAAFYAQIDLDQTAAYDYAKEVMTSNALGADAREGIAAFLERRSPTWQR, from the coding sequence ATGAAGACGCTGCCGGCGAACGCGGAGATCGTCGTCGAGCGCGAGGGCGAGATCGCCGTCGTCTCGATGAACCGCCCGGAGAAGCGCAACGCGCTCTCGCTCGCGATGATGCGCGAGCTCGACGCGAGCCTGGAGGCGATCGGGCGAGAGCCGGAGACGCGCGCTGTGATCCTGCGCGGCGAAGGACCGGCGTTCTCGGCGGGGCACGACCTGCGCGAGCTTTCGAATCGGGAACCCGGCGATTACCGCGAGATCTTTCAGACCTGCGTCGATCTCATGGCGCGCATCGCAGCCGTTCCGCAGCCGGTGATCGCCGAAGTCGCGCGCGTCGCGACCGCGGCCGGCTGCCAGCTCGTTGCGGCCTGCGATCTCGCGGTCGCGTCGACCGAGGCGACGTTCGCGACGCCGGGGGTTCGGATCGGTCTCTTCTGCAGCACGCCGATGGTCGCGCTCTCGCGCGCCGTCGGGCGCAAGCGCGCGATGGAGATGCTCCTCACCGGGGACCCGATCGACGCGCAGACGGCGCTTGCGTGGGGCCTGGTCAATCGCGTCGTCGCCCCGGAGCGCCTCCACGATGAGACGCTCGCGTTCGCGCGCCGGATCGCGTCGGCGAGCCGCGGCATCGTCGGTCTCGGCAAGGCGGCCTTCTACGCGCAGATCGATCTCGACCAAACCGCCGCCTACGATTACGCCAAAGAGGTGATGACGTCGAACGCACTCGGCGCCGACGCGCGCGAAGGAATCGCGGCGTTTCTCGAGCGGCGCTCGCCGACTTGGCAACGTTGA